A stretch of DNA from Juglans microcarpa x Juglans regia isolate MS1-56 chromosome 5D, Jm3101_v1.0, whole genome shotgun sequence:
AGTACTTTTTTCCCTTGTTTTCgtaattattttgtaatcaGTTCTTGAATTTTATAGTTAGCATGCTTAATCAGcctccatgcatgcatacctTTTACATCTTTTTCCTTAATCAGTTATTGACTTTTATAGTTGGCATGCTTTTGGAGCCTTAAAGTATTTAgtgaaattaatttataagaaaagaagATTTGCTTTTGCTTTCTAAATTTGCTTGTTACTTCTAAGGAGGCATGCCTATTGAACATTGACCCTATGAACTGGTTTGTAGGATTTATTGAAGGTATGCTTGTTGCATATAGCAGGAATATATTTTAAGACATTTTTTCCATATCCTGGAAGCTTGAATTTGTTGACATTGTCTTGCAGATCTCGTTTCTTTAGGCAGCAAGTCAAAATGTTTGATAACCTGTAAAAGAAAGATTTTGTTTACACATTTAAGTTTCCTGCATTTTGGAGAACTTGAATTAACTCTGGACTTGTCCCCTGTGAGGGTTGATTTTATTAGGAAATAATATCTATTTGCAACAGTTAGCTTAggtattaagatttttttttgcaGTGATTCTGTAGCCATGGAAAATAAGATGTCGACAGTGGACACAAGTGATGGCATATCTTTATCAGCTCAGCCTTCTGGATTTCAGTCTCCCTGGTTGGGGGTGCCAGGTCATGTGTCAATGGCAGACATTGTAAAGATGGGTAGGCCACACGGCAAGGCGTCTAATGTGTCCAATCCCCATattcaaaacaatattttgGCAACTTCTTCTGGGGCAATACTTCATGATTCACATTCATTGCAAGATCATGCTTCCAAGGTTTCGGACATAAATGCTGAGTCAGGACTTGCCACAAACCAGCACCTTCCTCCTGCTGATGAATGGCCTGCAATTGAGCAGCCACCAGCTACTACTGTGTCCTCTGTTGTAGGGGAACCTTCATACTCTGAGCCATATGCAGATCCATCGAATTTACCCTTGGGTAGGGGTAGTCACCATACAAAGTCCCAGTTAGATGAGGTCCAGGTAGCAGAGGATTTGACTGTGGAGGTGCTAAATGCAAGCCATGTTGGACCTGCTTCTGTGTCCAGTAGAAGTTTGCATGAGGAGAATTCTGGAAGTGCATCTGTCTTTGATAATACGTCATATAACGACATGAGTTCCTACCAGCCTCACAAGCATGCTTTGGAGCATAATGAAGGTGACAACAATGATATCAACGTTGCTCTGGCCTGTATTTCTTCTTTCCTTACATTTTTCATTGATATGCATATTTTCCTTGTAGATTTGTTTTTTAGTATTTGAAATGGCCATGTTGTTTTGATGATTATTCTGAAAAAAGAAGTCTAATTTTTCTGGAGATCCACATGCATGAATATGAACTACAGTATCTGCATACCAGAAGCATTAGAACTTCTGTTGGAGTAATCGAGGAAGTTTGTTATTCGTAAACTTAATCCGAACATAATTCTACTGGATTAGTGATTGGaaggctaatttttttttttccctttttttcttgttgtgaCCTTGAAGTGAACAAGAATAGTCTTTATTAGAAATTCCTGAATGCTTGctttttgaagaaattaatgTCTTACAATTTTCTGTTCTATGTTTTCAATATCAGCTGAAGATGATATTTCATCAGTGGCTGCAGACATGCAGCACCTAAATTTACAGAAGGATGATCAGATAGCACTACCTGAAGAGGATAACCCTCCTGTAATAATTCCAAATCACCTCCAACTCCATACGTCAGACTGCTTAAACCTGAGCTTTGGGAGTTTTGGATCTGGCAACAGTGCCGCCTTTTCTGGTTCTGGGTCATTTGCAACTAGGCCTTTGAAAAGTGACTTGGAGGAGACATCTACTGCACAAGATGTTTCATCAATTGGGCATTCAGAATCTAGGTAAGCCCTCCTTGTTGTGGTATCAACTATTTTAATcagttgtttatatttttattaacaaaagCTTCTTGCAGGCAACCTGAGTATTTTGGGGATGAGCATATTGGAACCACTTCAGATGGAAATTTAGTTAATAGAAATGGTGGGAACAGTTCAAATTATGATTCTCCTTCTGTTTCACAGCCAGAGGTGTTGAAACAGCAGACCCCTGAAGTTGCTCAGGGGAATCAATATACGTTCCCTTCATCTGCACCTGATTTTACATATGAAAGCCCCCAACAATTCAATGCTGCATTTACTCACCCACAGACTAGCTCACAGATGCAGAATCTTGCTTCTTTCTCGAGTGTAATGGTAACAAGATAAACGGCTTAGTTGTGTCCTCAATATGCAATATTACTAGTTTTTGGAATGATGGTTTCATATAATCTTATGTTTGGTTGAGTACAACTTGTTGCTTTGAATCACTTGAGTTGATATTGAAGTAATTGGAGATCATGTGGTGTCTAGATAAAAACATCTATTCTGAAGGTCCTTTTTTGTTGATCAAATTATAAGATTTCaattccaataaaattttcacattttcaaattaatcatcgAGGAAACAACATGTGAGATTTACTATTTAccaaaatttatagatttttgggGAAAGATAGATGGAAACAGATCTTATAATGCACCAAACTGCCAAAATGTCACATGGATATGCATGTCAAGATGATGAATATTTAGGCAAGTTGCTTGGCAAATAGGTCAATGACAAAGCTTTGTGAAAATTAACATGAATACCTTCTCTTTAATAATGTGGTCATGTGTAATATTCCAGATGAGTATACGAGGTGGTGACTGGGATCTCCCATCACTTGGAAGGGAAAATATTTAGCTGTTTATAATGGTTTCATGGGGCACTAATAGTAACATTTAccagtctttttggagtataggtccaGATGTGTCTTAGGCTTTCCTTAGGTCATTACATCTTGTGTGTGGTTGCCCGTCAAAAAACATGTACATATATAGAGAGGGATTTTGTGGCAGATAATTGAGAATTCctaacaaaattttcattttaagtcATGGTTTATATCAGATTTATCTTTGCGTGCACTTGTTTAAAATGGTTGTTTATGACTTCATCCTGACTGATAAGTGAGGATAAAATGATGAGCTAAATAAGGCTTACTAGACACATCTTATACAGTATTTGACAGCAAATGATTGTGACACATGAAGATTTAGGAAGTCTGGGTTTATGTCCAAAAGGATTTAGGACACTTGTTAAGTGGTTAGAAGCCTATTGTATTTAgagtaatttattattatttgttttctaaGTTGTACTTGGGATAATTCTAGACAAGAAATATGTACTAGAGGAATGAAAGAGGCACACAATGAAGGcttttttttgtcattattttaCTGAAGTTGAATCCACTTTTATTCCTTCTCTTTTtgaacttattataatataataatttgtttCATCCATAGTCTTTCCATTTGTGCTGCTTCTTATGTGCTTTCTGTTACTGCTTTGTTGTCCTATATGTGCATATACTGCTGATCTTAGATGAACAGAAATTGAAGAACTTAACTGTTGTAGCTCACTTTATATATTGCTTCAACAGCAGGCATATACAAATTCGTTGCCCGGCACTTTGCTGGCTTCGACCGCTCAGACTGCAAGGGAGGATCTTCAATACTCACCCTTTCCTGTGACACTAGCAATGCCCACAAAATACAGCAATGTGGCTTCTATCAGTGGCCCAACCATTTCCATGCCAGAGGTGCGCCTCTGCTCTAGCTTATTGtactcaattttttaaagttagGCTGCTTAATGATAGCGAGCACCCATGTTCTATGGGAGTATAAATTTGAAGTCAACAGACTATAGGATTTAAGTATCTATCTAAAATGAGAATCTAGAAAATGATACTTGTTCAGGCTTTCAGGTATAAAGTCCTTTATTGTGCAACTTTTATCTTGACCATCCATGATGTTCTCCACTTTGATAAGGCTTGAAGAATAGGTATAACGTATTTAACCTTTCTTTTCCCAAGCTGAGATTCATCGTTTGATGCTGAAGTTGGATAAAGATGTGTCACTGTATTGACAAGGCAAATCTGCAGTGCATGTCGTCACAATTTCTATGTGGAGTGCAGTTTAGTTGATGAGGGATATGTAATGACCCAAGAAAGCGCTAACAACCTGCTCTATAGCCTGAAAAAGAATAGTCAATTTGAATTTTCCTTAGAATCACTTGTAAAAGTTTAGTTTTACCTAGCAAGTAGCCAATGTGGGACTTAGCACCTATGAATGCCATTATAGCTTGCTCCACGTGTGTTATTCATATTCCCAATGTAGGACTAGGGTTTACAAACTCCCCTTCTTAAATTCTTGATGTCCTCATTAGAGCCATGCCATGTAATGCTCTAGTATCATATGGTTGGCATTGCTAGATGGTTCTGGTACCATATGTAACGACCTAGGAAAGTGCTAGCCGCATGCGTTATAACCCCAAAAAGATTAGTCAATTTGAAGCCTTCCTCAAGATCACTTATAAAGCCCAATTTGACTCTTAGTAGCCAATGTAGGACTTAGCATCCATGACTACCTACAGACTTTGTGCGTTATTCATATTCCTAATGTTGGATGGGGTGTTATAGGATAATACTGGTCATAAGCTTTCTTGTGTTAGGCCTGGCATCACTGCTGCGCACACACACCTGCATTAGTTAATCAATAGAAGAAATATCAGGGCACGTAATTGTTTCTGTTATCATTACTAGCTGATTTGACATGTTTCAAGAAGCTAATGTTTGTTCAACAATGTTGTATTATCCATAAATACTACCCATAAACAAGTAATGTAATTTGCGTTAGGAAAGCAATGTAGTTCAATAACCTCAGGAAGTGTTAGGTGTGCAATTTTCTTCTGATCATTATCTTCATTCTGTGCAGAGTTTGGGAGCCGGTAATATATCTACACCTCTGCCTAATCCACAGACACTGCCTGGTGCCAGCGTTGCCACAGGACCTGCTCTTCCACAACACCTTGCCGTGCACCCTTATTCCCAACCTAATCTTCCTTTAGGACATTTTGCCAACATGATAGGCTATCCATTCATGCCTCAGAACTACACGTATATGCCCTCAGCCTTCCAGCAAGCATTTGCTGGTAACAACACTTACCATCAGTCTCTGGCCACAGTGCTACCACAATATAAAAACAGTGTTTCTGTCAGCAGTTTGCCTCAGTCTGCTGCTATTGCCTCTGGATATGCATTCGGGAGTTCAACCAGCATTCCTGGGGGAAACTTTCCTCTGAATCCACCTGCTGTACCTACAGGCACAACTGGTGGCTATGATGATGTTAGTTCTCAGTACAAGGATAGTAATCATTTGATCTCACTTCAGCAGGTAATTTCTTTACTGGGCTCTGGAAAAACCATGACATGAAATGCTTACCTTTGGTTCTTTTATGGAACACTCTGGATGTCACatctgaaaatgatgttttcgtTAAAATGATTGCTAAATAGAAAAATAGCttggaaatatgttttaaaaggCACGGTAATCGATCTAGAAGGATAATTTGCATGCTGCATGAAAAGCCACCAGTTGTCTTAAAACGGTTTTCAGTTTCTGTATGCATCTTCTTCTGAATCTCAATTCGCCCATTTACCCTTGTGCGTTCAGCAGAGTGACAATTCAGCCATGTGGGTTCACGGGCCTGGTTCCCGAACAGTTTCTGCGCTTCCAAGCACATATTACAGCTTCCAAGGGCAGAATCAGCAGCCTAGTGGATATCGGCAAGCACAGCAGCCATCACAGCATTTTGGTGCTCTTGGGTACCCAAATTTCTATCATTCTCAAACTGGGTTATCAATGGAACATCAGCAGCAAAACCCTAGGGATGCAGCCCTTGGTGGCTCCCAAGGTCAACCATCTAAGCAGTCTCAACAGTTATGGCAAAACAGTTACTAATCTCTCAGTGACCTCCTGGTTTTTCAGGGTCTTGTAATGAGTGTGAAAAAAGGCCAATCACAGGCATTCCACGGCCTAATAATTTCAATGTTTCATTAGTTGGTCTGAAGAGACCTCGACTGGCTGCTGGCCTGTGCCACTGAGGTTGTATTCTACTTATTTGTCTTTTTGCTTATGTTTAACCTAGGAAGACCGCTTgctaatttgagttagtgaacAAAGTCGATTCTCTTTCACTTGTTTTTGTGTTCTCTCTGTCGTAGTGGAAagttttattactattattccCATCCCCTTTCTCTGTTTCCTGCAACTTCTTGTTAATCGACATCTTTCTTTGGGTTAATCTATCAAGTCATGTGACAAATATGACGTGtcagaaaatagaaaaacaacatttttttagttaatacgttgaacataaaaattataaaaaactcGGTTTaagtaatttctttttaaaaaaatgtttaattaaaaaattacaaaatttcctaactaaaaaaaaaaaatttaaaatcccaaCCATAAATGTTGAGTTGGGAAAATCGATGTGCCTTTTTACAAACCGCAAAACTTATATACcggatgaaaaataattaatacgttactttttacaatattttacaaaataatattttaaaaggaggggtattttgtaaaatattttataaaaataacattattttataaaaatatttttattttacatcatCTGTTATGAAATATATCGTGAAATATGTTGTGTGAATACcattacttaaaaaattatgtttttcttgCTTTCAACAACTACGTGCATTATTATAGacttcaaaaacaaaattcctATTACCTTCATCTTTTTGGACCCATAGGGGTATTAGTAATCCTTAAATTTatcattgttaaaaaataaaggacTACTAAACCAACAACTTGAGATAATGTtgtaagagtaatgatatatttacaatttttttacaattactttacaattttaaaaatactatcaATTTTACCTAGCTACCCTCAATTTCACAGAGCTTTAAAATAGttgttaagaatttttttttttcatgtttcaataatgatataattttgaggaaaaattataatatcaaatcGGTGTGTAGAGaacatctaataaaatatttatttgatataatttgatttggaagataaatattaaaatttaaatcttacaaatcaaaatttaCTATTTAAGTAATGTGAATGGTATGTTCTGCACACCGATGTGAgggtagaataactcaatttctaattttactcgagttattttaatgtaaacaaatttccaatttatttgaacttatttaataaataagagATATGTAGATAAAGcaaattactttttttgtttttttgttttttcccttttatctaTTCCTATCTATTTACTTGAGATCATTGATGATTTGATCGGACCACCAGTTTATCTACCTTAGAAAAGATGGTTTTTACTTTTACTGTaaatggtttttgtttttcaaataatataacgatattaaaatattgttgtgatAATTTAATGATATTTCCTATAAACCAACCAGAGCAGAACGGCTGTCCGCCTTAACAAGCTTAATTTGCTCGTCGCAACAATTAATAGCGAGTAGCTTTACTGATTCCAGCACTGATCCTTCTGTGCCTGCCACGGTGCATGTTTGCTTAACACCTACTCTCTCTGGAAATTCGTTCGCTTTCCCCAGAACCTTCATTCTCTGGTAATCTCGTTTCCTAATTCCTTCCTATTTTAATCTTTCGTAgtcatttctttatttataatcaTTGGCTagctgcctttttttttttttgctttttaataATGCACTTGATTTGTGTTGGCTTTATTCGTTTGCATGCTTACTTGTCCAACTTTACCTATTAGATAGTTTTCTTATGATGTTGGGcggatatatttttcataaggacAATTCTATCAACCGAGATGAAGAGGGGAAATTTGAGGATCCAAAACAAGAGCCGATAGAATTACGAGAATGGTGGAAAAAAGTATGTACAAAAAGTTGTGTAGTTGAGGACCCTTGTTTCCATTTTACGTGTCCCTGGACAATTTCCAGCGGTgagaaatatgttttttattcttttaaagttGTTAAATGTGAATTAAATGATGGTGGTGGAAAATAAGCAATTCTTGAAGAGCCATGGAGTTTGACTTCTGTTGAAATGGTGAAAtctgttttaaatgttttgagttttgtttccCACACAAGCTTTCAAGCCATTAACTTGGGATGACCCTCTTGCAGCTAACCTTTATTGTCTCCAAGTTATGCTACCATATTTGACTTGTCAAGATGTCAACACGAGCTTCTACAGATGTTAGCCTCAATAAAGCTGTTCCAGAAAATAGATGCTCGCGAGCTTCTTATTTTGTGTGAAGGGCAGATAAAGGGctgattgatattttttattccttgtTTCCTGTCCACCGAATGTCAAGAGAATATAGATGTTATCCGATGGtttcattttgtatatttgCATAGATGAAACACATGAAGAGTGTCACGAGTGACAACCCTTCTACTTCCCCTGGcaataaaatgaagaaacctGGAGGccataaaaattattctaataaagACGACAATGTGCAAAATGATCTTTGGACAGATGGGCTCATTTGTGCTTTTGAATTCGTCTGGGGgccaaaaaaatcaattcattcAAGATCTCGTTCGAAGATCCCATCACGATGGCAAGTGGATGGTGAAGATTTAAAGATGCAAGTGCCTGCAAATGGAAAAGCTGAGTCTTCTTCCCCGACAATAGATGGGAACAAACTATTAGAGTTGTATTCCTTAAAAGAACTTGGAAGCAACGAGACTTCTTCTTTTGATGACTACAAATATGTTCAGACCCATCAATCAAGCCAATGCCAGGGTATAGAAAGACTTGAAGGTAGTCATTGGGTACCAATTGGCTGGGCTAGAATTTCAGAACTTGTTAAAACTGTGCAAGTGGATGCTGAACTGTCCTTGCCGGAGTTTGAGTCCATAGATGATGACTTAACTGTTGCAGATCTAGCAGCTCCCTATTGGGAACGTCCAGTAGGGCCCATATGGTGGTGCAATGTGTCTGCAGGTCACCCCTCGGTTCAGGCATGGCTCAGCAATTGTCAGCTGTTACATCCAACTGTAAGTTTAGCTCTAAGAGATGAAAGTATCCTAACTAGCGAGAGGATGAAGCACCTTTTGTATGAGGTAGATTTCTTTTCAACTACATGACATTTCCAATTTTATTGGTATGCCTAGTTTCATGAATTACACAACATATATTTCTAGTAGCATGTAGCACATGATCATTGACCTGAAGCTATGATAGGTAGCGAGATTCTCATGCAGATAAAGAGTGCTGAACTATTAATAACCACTTATATttctggttttttgttttttttgttgataatcAAGGgtgttatctcttgtatacaacCTGTGTACTATGGCTGCGCCCCTCTGCACTTTTAGTGAAAtgaatttacttaaaaaatatttccgtGCGAGGGGAAGCCAAATATGAATGTTGTATTTTGGATGAACATGGGGTTTGAATAATTTCTAGGTGTATGATTCATTCTAAGAGTTTTTATGTTCTAGGTAAAATTTCTAGATATGTGAGTGTGTGACTGAACCTTGTATAAAAGTGTATgttatataattagaatatattgtCAATCAGTTGCACAAAGTCCTATGTAAAGCACAATACCAGTAGTCTGCAGATTTCTCTGTTGTTATCTTGCCCTACCAACTCTGATAAATTTgcactctttttcctttttcattggTAAGTAGACACACAACCCTTGGGTCTTGATACTTCACACTCCACCCAATTCTATGGGGAGGAAATCTCACTTGAACTAGAACTCATTGGTTTATATAAGTAAGTACTTGTTACATTAGTTTCACATCCTCTCCTGCCGCTTAGTagtgaaatttgttttattctcttttggcagtatattttcctttctctttttaacTTGTCCATCATGTATTTGCCAAAACAAATGAAAGCAACCTAACTTATGATATCTATAAAGTAGTGCTaaaattggaaataaaattGAGCAAGAAAGAAGATGTAGAAGTTAACACCACCTTAAAAATTTTACACTCAGAGTAATGCTTCCGTAAGCTTTATATCCATATTTACATGGAGTTATTCTATATAGTAACAgcacaaacaagaaaaaagtaatattgaGAATTCAAATGATCTTTTTGACAAAAACCTCTTATAGCCAAAAAGCTAATGCCCAAATGATAACACTTCTAGCCATATGCCCATGCCATATGGGTCTAAACTTCGAATACTCGAATGTGTGATTGCTCTTATGATGACATGATGACATTGATGAGCTATTAATAATCAAAAGAATGTTATAGCTAAATTAAATAACTGATTGTGTTGCTGAACTCAGGAAGTCAGGTCTTGTTGACATGTGCAATTGCTGAACTGACCGTCAATAATTGCTTCATTCTTTGTTGACAGTCCCTCCCACCCTTGCACTAGATCACATATAAGGAAGTTGAAATGGCTTTTAGGGATTGCACATGTTTCGAACTGCTTCtagaaaactgaaaattttgaaGGATGCATACCTAacatttttttgtagttttttttttttttgggggggtgggggggctATTTTGCACCAGTTATCATTGATGGAAAATTTTGATGGCTTTTGAGTTTTACAGTCAGTCTTTATCTAAGGGTTATAAATATAGCTATTAGAtcaatatctgcacattgagccAGTTATTACTTGCTTATAGTACTGTACTTCATAAgttgaatgaaataaataattgtaatttttttttgatcggcgaaataaataattgtaatttCTTCAATGAAAAATGTTTCAAAAGTTCATGAATTGTGGCCTTCAAACTTTTTTGAAACTCTGATCGTGTTAGATTCTTTATTGGGCTTTGTACTGTTATTCAGGTCCCAGTTAGAGTCGCTGGGGGGCTGTTATTTGAGCTCTTGGGACAATCAGTTGGTGTTCCTTTTGTTGATGAGGATGACATCCCCATTGTTCTTCGGTCCTGGCAAGCACAAGACTTCCTAATAACGGCATTGCACTTAAAGGGAAATGTTTCCAGAACAAATGTGTTGGGTATCACAGAAGTTCAGGTTGTTCATTCTTGAAAAAAAGATATCTTTAACGGTCTCAAGGTTTATGGTTTGAAACAGGGATTGATTTACATCCAGGAGAGGGGGAGCAAAGTTAATAAATTGTCACCAACTTTTCTACTTCTTTGCAGGATCCCCAAACTTTTGACAAATTATCTACATATCAATCCAAACATATTTGTTCCATTTGGCCCTTCCCATTAAAATATCATAAGCTTTCCCTGTTTGCAAACGTGCAGAACTTTACTTTTTACTCCATTTTTACATCATTGATTTGGTGTGTTGCTTTTGTATAGGAGCTGCTTTCTTCTGGAGGTTATAATGCACCAAGAACAGTGCATGAAGTCATTGCACATTTGGCTTGCCGCCTTACTCGATGGGATGA
This window harbors:
- the LOC121266066 gene encoding uncharacterized protein LOC121266066 isoform X3; the protein is MSGRGGGGGGGGGNGGKGNNGVTAIPAASRKMVQSLKEIVNNCTELEIYAALKDCNMDPNEAINRLLSQDPFHEVKSKRGKKKETKDPTDSRSRGANSASNRGGRGGTDRHVGRGGSNQYGSTESGSLHGKPAYKKENGTHAYAGSSPSASSMAGNNMSRRPPLYSDSVAMENKMSTVDTSDGISLSAQPSGFQSPWLGVPGHVSMADIVKMGRPHGKASNVSNPHIQNNILATSSGAILHDSHSLQDHASKVSDINAESGLATNQHLPPADEWPAIEQPPATTVSSVVGEPSYSEPYADPSNLPLGRGSHHTKSQLDEVQVAEDLTVEVLNASHVGPASVSSRSLHEENSGSASVFDNTSYNDMSSYQPHKHALEHNEGDNNDINVALASEDDISSVAADMQHLNLQKDDQIALPEEDNPPVIIPNHLQLHTSDCLNLSFGSFGSGNSAAFSGSGSFATRPLKSDLEETSTAQDVSSIGHSESRQPEYFGDEHIGTTSDGNLVNRNGGNSSNYDSPSVSQPEVLKQQTPEVAQGNQYTFPSSAPDFTYESPQQFNAAFTHPQTSSQMQNLASFSSVMAYTNSLPGTLLASTAQTAREDLQYSPFPVTLAMPTKYSNVASISGPTISMPESLGAGNISTPLPNPQTLPGASVATGPALPQHLAVHPYSQPNLPLGHFANMIGYPFMPQNYTYMPSAFQQAFAGNNTYHQSLATVLPQYKNSVSVSSLPQSAAIASGYAFGSSTSIPGGNFPLNPPAVPTGTTGGYDDVSSQYKDSNHLISLQQQSDNSAMWVHGPGSRTVSALPSTYYSFQGQNQQPSGYRQAQQPSQHFGALGYPNFYHSQTGLSMEHQQQNPRDAALGGSQGQPSKQSQQLWQNSY
- the LOC121266066 gene encoding uncharacterized protein LOC121266066 isoform X1, whose product is MSGRGGGGGGGGGNGGKGNNGVTAIPAASRKMVQSLKEIVNNCTELEIYAALKDCNMDPNEAINRLLSQDPFHEVKSKRGKKKETKDPTDSRSRGANSASNRGGRGGTDRHVGRGGSNQYGSTESGSLHGKPAYKKENGTHAYAGSSPSASSMAGNNMSRRPPLYSDSVAMENKMSTVDTSDGISLSAQPSGFQSPWLGVPGHVSMADIVKMGRPHGKASNVSNPHIQNNILATSSGAILHDSHSLQDHASKVSDINAESGLATNQHLPPADEWPAIEQPPATTVSSVVGEPSYSEPYADPSNLPLGRGSHHTKSQLDEVQVAEDLTVEVLNASHVGPASVSSRSLHEENSGSASVFDNTSYNDMSSYQPHKHALEHNEGDNNDINVALASEDDISSVAADMQHLNLQKDDQIALPEEDNPPVIIPNHLQLHTSDCLNLSFGSFGSGNSAAFSGSGSFATRPLKSDLEETSTAQDVSSIGHSESRQPEYFGDEHIGTTSDGNLVNRNGGNSSNYDSPSVSQPEVLKQQTPEVAQGNQYTFPSSAPDFTYESPQQFNAAFTHPQTSSQMQNLASFSSVMQAYTNSLPGTLLASTAQTAREDLQYSPFPVTLAMPTKYSNVASISGPTISMPESLGAGNISTPLPNPQTLPGASVATGPALPQHLAVHPYSQPNLPLGHFANMIGYPFMPQNYTYMPSAFQQAFAGNNTYHQSLATVLPQYKNSVSVSSLPQSAAIASGYAFGSSTSIPGGNFPLNPPAVPTGTTGGYDDVSSQYKDSNHLISLQQQSDNSAMWVHGPGSRTVSALPSTYYSFQGQNQQPSGYRQAQQPSQHFGALGYPNFYHSQTGLSMEHQQQNPRDAALGGSQGQPSKQSQQLWQNSY